A genome region from Arthrobacter agilis includes the following:
- a CDS encoding type I restriction-modification system subunit M has product MTPATKEAQRAELHRTIWRIANDLRGSVDGWDFKSYVLGMLFYRFVSENLAAYINKGEAEAGETGFDYARLSDEQAEFGRRETVAEKGFYILPSELFANVREGAADDENLNETLDRIFGNIEGSAIGTDSEDDFKGLFDDLDVNSAKLGNTVARRNEKLVKLLNAIGDLNLGGFDDHAIDTFGDAYEYLMQMYAANAGKSGGEYYTPQEVSELLARITVVGKKSVNKVYDPAVGSGSLLLKFAKVLGKENVRQGFYGQEINLTTYNLARINMFLHDVNYEKINLAHGDTLVDPAHWDDEPFEAIVSNPPYSINWEGDADPLLINDPRFAPAGVLAPKSKADLAFTMHILSWLAVNGTAAIVEFPGVMYRGGAEQKIRKYLIENNYVDAVIQLPPDLFFGTTIATCILVLKKSKKDNSVLFINATDEVVRPGNKNKLSTDNQNAILDAFVNREDVDHFAKIVSNADLATNSYNIAVTSYVEAKHTREIVDIQELDAEITQIVARQAELRAAIGKIVAGLKGEGHALV; this is encoded by the coding sequence ATGACACCGGCCACGAAGGAAGCTCAGCGTGCTGAGTTACACAGGACAATTTGGCGAATCGCAAACGATCTGCGAGGTTCAGTCGACGGCTGGGATTTCAAGAGCTACGTGCTCGGAATGCTCTTTTACCGGTTTGTCTCAGAGAATCTCGCCGCGTACATCAACAAGGGCGAAGCGGAGGCTGGCGAGACAGGCTTCGATTACGCGCGACTTTCCGACGAGCAGGCTGAGTTTGGTCGACGAGAGACGGTCGCCGAGAAGGGCTTCTATATCCTCCCGAGCGAGCTCTTCGCCAACGTCCGTGAAGGCGCCGCCGATGACGAGAACCTCAACGAGACGCTCGATCGAATCTTCGGCAACATCGAGGGTTCGGCGATAGGGACGGACTCCGAGGACGATTTCAAGGGTCTATTCGACGACCTCGACGTCAACAGCGCCAAGCTCGGCAACACTGTTGCTCGGCGCAACGAGAAGCTGGTCAAGCTGCTCAACGCCATCGGCGACCTCAATCTCGGCGGCTTCGACGATCATGCCATCGACACCTTCGGTGACGCTTACGAGTACCTGATGCAGATGTACGCAGCCAACGCCGGCAAGTCCGGTGGCGAGTACTACACGCCCCAGGAGGTCTCCGAGCTGCTCGCGCGCATCACGGTCGTGGGCAAGAAGTCGGTCAATAAGGTTTACGACCCCGCCGTCGGCTCAGGCTCGCTCCTGCTGAAGTTCGCCAAGGTCCTGGGTAAGGAGAACGTCCGCCAGGGCTTCTACGGCCAGGAGATCAACCTGACCACCTACAACCTCGCCCGCATCAACATGTTCCTGCACGACGTGAACTACGAGAAGATCAACCTCGCGCACGGTGATACCCTCGTCGACCCGGCGCACTGGGACGACGAGCCGTTTGAGGCGATCGTCTCGAACCCGCCGTATTCAATCAACTGGGAGGGCGACGCCGATCCGCTCCTCATCAACGACCCGCGCTTCGCGCCCGCTGGTGTCCTAGCGCCAAAGAGCAAGGCAGATCTTGCCTTCACCATGCACATCCTCAGTTGGCTCGCCGTCAATGGGACGGCCGCCATCGTTGAGTTCCCCGGCGTCATGTACCGCGGAGGCGCAGAGCAGAAGATCCGCAAATATCTCATAGAAAACAACTACGTCGATGCAGTGATCCAGCTGCCGCCGGACCTCTTCTTCGGCACCACGATCGCGACTTGCATCCTCGTGCTCAAAAAGTCGAAGAAGGACAACTCCGTCCTGTTCATCAATGCGACCGACGAGGTCGTGCGCCCCGGCAATAAGAACAAGCTCAGCACGGACAACCAGAACGCCATCCTCGATGCGTTCGTCAACCGTGAGGACGTAGATCACTTCGCCAAAATCGTCTCGAACGCCGATCTCGCAACCAACAGCTACAACATCGCCGTGACTTCGTACGTCGAGGCCAAACACACCCGCGAGATAGTCGATATCCAGGAGCTGGACGCCGAAATCACTCAGATTGTGGCGCGACAAGCTGAACTCCGAGCCGCTATCGGCAAGATCGTCGCAGGTCTGAAAGGGGAGGGACATGCTCTTGTCTGA
- a CDS encoding DUF3427 domain-containing protein, producing MSRAEPEARLALANQLLEVLSSSDAIDQGPSQLLSLHKPESVKRRDLRRPATALSDSALLTNGRDEPNLAAELRAEMESANTVDLLCAFVRWTGLRLLHPALERLTERGVKLRVITTTYTGATERRAIDELVNRYGAEVKISYESQATRLHAKAWLFRRNTGFDTAYVGSSNLSKAALVDGLEWNVRLSSVATADLLKKFEVTFDSYWAQRTFQAYDPERDGDKLDAALERNGGRRTGAPKAETGLEVEPYLHQVEMLEDLESERLKGHTRNLMVAATGTGKTVIAALDYQRLCEAAGRRLKLLFVAHRQEILKQALSTYRTVMQDGAFGELYVGDNKPTQWNHVFASVQSLASRGVEALEPDSFEVVVIDEFHHAMAPSYRRIIDHLRPQQLLGLTATPERGDGVNVAQQFFDGRTASELRLWDALDADLLVPFHYFGVSDDVDLSQLEWKRGNYDVAQLDRLYTGNDARAAKVIRELRDKVTNTDDMRALGFCVSVQHAHYMAEVFNRAGIQSLAVDGGTDDAARAFALAQLRDSTINCLFTVDLFNEGLDLPQVDTVLLLRPTQSSTVFLQQLGRGLRRAEAKSVLTVLDFIGQQRREFRFDLRYRGLTGYGRKQLEKAVEDEFPYLPSGSQIILDRVAQKVVLDNIRSQLRFNRSQLVRDIASYGETNLASYLEKSGNDLKQLYRNTKNSWTGYLRQAGLIDSLAEAGKGQQILALSGPDEQKLLGRMVRFLHVDDPERGEAYTKLVDPACPPYAELGPREQTYARMLFYTLWNDGGGFSTYDAGLSHLRQYRFVCSEIQQLIELGVAASRHAGKSLGLGLQHIPLLSHATYRREEILAALGYGSLESGKNVQHREGVAWCPQTSTDAFFITLNKDDKNHSASTMYKDYAISPELFHWESQNATSPSSPTGRRYLDRKSHDSHVLIFTRPTAEDETGLAVPYTCLGAVDYVQHSGEKPIAITWKLQRPMPADVFVEAAAVAQ from the coding sequence ATGTCGAGAGCAGAGCCCGAAGCTCGACTTGCGCTAGCCAATCAACTTCTAGAGGTACTTTCATCCAGCGATGCAATTGACCAGGGCCCGTCGCAGCTTTTGTCGCTACACAAGCCCGAGTCAGTGAAGCGGCGCGACCTGCGGCGGCCCGCGACGGCGCTCTCCGACTCAGCGCTCCTGACGAACGGCAGAGATGAACCGAACTTGGCGGCGGAGCTGCGGGCTGAGATGGAGTCCGCCAACACCGTCGACCTTCTCTGTGCCTTTGTTCGATGGACCGGGCTCAGGCTTCTCCACCCGGCTCTCGAGCGATTGACCGAGCGTGGGGTGAAGCTTCGCGTCATAACGACCACCTATACGGGTGCTACTGAACGCCGAGCCATCGACGAGTTGGTGAATCGATACGGCGCCGAGGTCAAGATCAGCTATGAATCGCAAGCGACACGGTTGCACGCGAAGGCGTGGCTGTTCCGCCGCAACACCGGTTTCGATACGGCGTATGTGGGCAGCTCGAATTTGAGCAAGGCAGCTTTAGTCGACGGGTTGGAATGGAACGTGCGCCTCAGCTCCGTCGCCACGGCAGACCTCCTTAAGAAGTTCGAGGTGACCTTCGATAGTTACTGGGCACAGCGCACCTTCCAGGCCTACGACCCTGAGCGGGACGGCGACAAACTTGATGCAGCGCTCGAACGCAACGGTGGACGCCGCACCGGTGCACCGAAGGCCGAAACCGGGCTTGAGGTAGAGCCGTACCTGCACCAAGTCGAGATGCTCGAGGATCTCGAATCTGAACGACTCAAGGGCCATACGCGGAACCTCATGGTCGCGGCAACCGGCACCGGCAAGACCGTCATCGCCGCTCTTGATTATCAGCGTCTCTGCGAAGCAGCGGGCCGGCGCCTCAAGCTGCTCTTCGTGGCGCACCGACAAGAGATTCTGAAGCAAGCGCTGAGTACATATCGCACCGTGATGCAAGACGGCGCGTTTGGCGAGCTCTACGTGGGAGACAACAAGCCAACGCAGTGGAACCACGTCTTCGCATCGGTGCAATCGCTCGCCTCGCGCGGAGTGGAAGCGCTGGAACCAGATTCCTTCGAGGTCGTCGTTATTGACGAGTTCCACCACGCGATGGCGCCGAGCTATCGCCGCATCATCGACCATCTCCGCCCTCAGCAGTTACTCGGGCTGACGGCCACTCCTGAGCGGGGTGACGGGGTGAATGTGGCGCAACAGTTCTTTGATGGTCGGACTGCGAGCGAACTTCGCCTCTGGGATGCTCTGGACGCTGACCTCCTGGTGCCGTTTCACTACTTTGGAGTGTCAGACGACGTCGACCTCAGCCAGCTGGAGTGGAAGCGCGGCAACTACGACGTTGCACAACTGGACCGCCTCTATACGGGTAATGACGCCCGCGCAGCGAAGGTAATCCGAGAGTTGCGTGACAAAGTCACCAATACGGACGATATGCGCGCGCTCGGGTTCTGCGTATCCGTTCAGCACGCGCACTACATGGCAGAGGTCTTCAACCGCGCGGGTATCCAATCGCTCGCCGTCGACGGCGGTACCGACGACGCTGCCCGAGCCTTCGCCCTCGCGCAGCTGCGAGACTCAACAATCAACTGTCTCTTCACCGTTGATCTCTTCAACGAAGGCCTCGACCTACCGCAGGTAGACACGGTGCTCCTCCTGCGTCCCACCCAGAGCTCTACGGTCTTCCTCCAGCAACTCGGCCGTGGACTTAGGAGAGCTGAAGCGAAGTCTGTACTCACCGTATTGGACTTCATCGGCCAACAACGTCGTGAGTTCCGGTTCGACCTCCGGTACCGAGGGCTCACCGGTTACGGGCGGAAGCAACTTGAAAAAGCGGTGGAGGACGAGTTCCCATACCTTCCGTCGGGATCGCAGATCATCCTCGATCGTGTTGCTCAGAAGGTCGTCCTCGACAACATCAGGTCTCAGCTGCGGTTCAATCGGTCGCAACTCGTTCGGGACATCGCCTCCTACGGTGAGACGAACTTGGCTTCGTATCTCGAGAAGTCCGGCAATGACCTTAAGCAGCTGTATCGGAACACCAAGAACTCCTGGACCGGCTACCTGCGTCAGGCCGGCTTGATCGACTCTCTCGCGGAAGCCGGCAAAGGGCAGCAGATCCTCGCACTGTCCGGTCCAGACGAGCAGAAGCTTCTCGGTCGAATGGTGCGCTTCCTGCACGTCGACGATCCCGAGCGCGGAGAGGCCTATACAAAACTTGTTGATCCGGCGTGCCCGCCCTACGCCGAACTCGGTCCGCGCGAGCAGACCTACGCGCGGATGCTGTTCTACACGCTGTGGAACGACGGCGGAGGATTCAGCACTTACGACGCGGGACTCAGCCACCTTCGCCAATACCGCTTCGTGTGCAGCGAGATTCAGCAGTTGATTGAGCTTGGGGTGGCAGCGTCGCGTCACGCGGGTAAGAGCCTTGGCTTGGGCTTGCAACACATTCCACTCCTGTCGCACGCGACATACCGCCGGGAGGAGATACTTGCAGCTCTCGGTTATGGCTCGCTGGAATCAGGCAAGAACGTGCAGCACCGCGAGGGCGTTGCCTGGTGTCCTCAAACCTCTACGGACGCCTTCTTCATTACGCTCAACAAGGACGACAAGAATCATTCAGCGTCGACGATGTACAAGGACTACGCAATCAGTCCGGAGCTGTTCCACTGGGAATCTCAGAACGCGACTTCGCCCTCAAGCCCGACTGGACGCCGGTACCTCGATCGGAAGAGCCACGATTCTCACGTGCTGATCTTCACGCGGCCCACCGCGGAGGACGAGACCGGGCTCGCTGTGCCGTACACCTGCCTCGGTGCGGTGGACTACGTTCAGCACTCGGGTGAGAAGCCGATTGCCATCACGTGGAAGCTGCAGAGGCCAATGCCGGCCGACGTCTTTGTGGAGGCGGCCGCTGTAGCGCAGTGA
- a CDS encoding restriction endonuclease subunit S: MSRAENLIHQLAASAVPFRAVGEITATASKIKWANTNDEFKYIDLASVDRATHAIGDTVVITAKDAPSRAQQVVRTGDVIFATTRPAQMRWAVIPAEYDGQIASTGYCVLRPDTSVVLTNFLAHILGTETFRQYIEANQVPGNYPSISDRAVRAYRIPVPPLELQRELVRVLDQLNALTSALAEELENEELARRNQYNHHAGLLLENADHVARVRFGDVATIVRGASPRPIQSFITTAEDGIPWIKIGDVPAGDKFITRTAQRVTPAGAAKSRRVVPGDFVLSNSMSFGRPYISKIEGCIHDGWLAISNFSESFIPDYLYYLLRSAPVQAEFAQRAGSGTVRNLNADIVKSVMVPVPPKSEQERIVKILDKFDALVSELSANLPAELKARRTQYEYYRDRLLTFEELAS; encoded by the coding sequence ATGAGCCGGGCCGAGAACCTGATTCATCAGCTCGCAGCGAGTGCTGTGCCGTTCAGAGCTGTGGGCGAGATCACCGCAACGGCGTCGAAGATCAAGTGGGCCAATACCAACGACGAGTTCAAGTACATTGACCTAGCTTCTGTCGACCGCGCAACGCACGCGATCGGTGACACCGTTGTCATCACCGCGAAGGACGCTCCCAGTCGTGCGCAGCAGGTCGTACGAACAGGGGACGTGATCTTCGCGACCACACGACCCGCGCAGATGCGTTGGGCGGTGATTCCAGCAGAGTATGACGGGCAGATCGCGAGCACTGGGTACTGCGTACTCAGACCCGACACGTCAGTCGTGCTCACAAACTTCCTCGCGCACATACTCGGTACTGAGACCTTTCGCCAATACATCGAGGCCAACCAGGTCCCCGGAAACTATCCATCGATTTCCGACCGAGCTGTCCGCGCATATCGAATTCCCGTGCCTCCTCTCGAACTGCAGCGCGAGCTTGTGCGCGTGTTGGACCAACTCAACGCACTCACTTCGGCACTCGCTGAGGAGCTTGAAAACGAAGAGCTGGCTCGGCGAAACCAGTACAACCACCACGCCGGTCTCTTGCTCGAGAATGCGGACCACGTCGCTCGCGTCAGATTTGGCGACGTAGCCACCATCGTTCGCGGTGCATCGCCGAGACCAATCCAGTCCTTCATCACAACCGCCGAAGACGGGATCCCATGGATCAAGATCGGCGACGTTCCTGCGGGCGACAAGTTCATAACTCGCACCGCGCAGCGAGTGACGCCCGCTGGGGCAGCCAAGTCGCGTCGTGTGGTTCCCGGAGACTTCGTGCTCTCCAACTCAATGAGTTTCGGGCGCCCCTACATCTCGAAAATCGAGGGCTGCATCCACGACGGTTGGCTCGCGATCAGCAACTTCAGCGAGTCGTTCATCCCCGACTACCTCTACTATCTCCTCCGTTCGGCACCCGTCCAGGCCGAGTTCGCCCAGCGCGCCGGCTCCGGCACCGTCAGGAACCTCAACGCGGACATAGTGAAGTCCGTGATGGTTCCGGTTCCGCCCAAGAGCGAGCAGGAGCGCATCGTCAAAATTCTCGACAAATTCGACGCATTGGTCAGCGAGTTGAGCGCGAATCTCCCCGCCGAGCTGAAGGCCCGACGCACTCAGTATGAGTACTACCGGGACCGCCTTCTCACCTTCGAGGAGCTTGCATCATGA